A DNA window from Thermococcus sp. 4557 contains the following coding sequences:
- a CDS encoding flagellar protein G, whose translation MAGSVASELVLFITSLLVAGMVAGGLYLVTQDISDGIVVKGSSVATALRTNFEIINDPENIPSSGGSYVFYVRNIGKSSITFTPDSVIVMIDGVIIPPSNLTFTPSGILAPYDVGEIHVPTSFLSSGYHRITVVTESGNRRSLIFRIG comes from the coding sequence ATGGCGGGCTCCGTGGCTTCGGAACTGGTACTTTTCATAACCTCGCTGCTGGTGGCGGGAATGGTGGCGGGGGGACTCTATCTGGTTACTCAGGATATCTCCGACGGCATCGTGGTGAAGGGCAGTTCTGTGGCCACGGCCCTGCGAACGAACTTCGAGATAATAAACGATCCTGAGAACATACCCAGTTCGGGCGGTTCATACGTGTTTTACGTGAGGAACATCGGGAAATCCTCCATCACATTCACCCCCGATTCGGTTATCGTCATGATAGACGGCGTGATAATCCCTCCCTCAAACCTGACCTTCACACCTTCGGGCATTCTGGCCCCCTACGATGTTGGTGAGATACACGTGCCCACGTCCTTCCTCTCATCGGGATATCACAGGATAACGGTCGTTACCGAGAGCGGAAACCGGCGGTCCCTTATATTTAGGATAGGGTGA